One genomic region from Desulfomonilaceae bacterium encodes:
- a CDS encoding ABC transporter ATP-binding protein, which translates to MRPLVRLLNVTKSYLSGSKSEVLPLAGVSFELFQGERVILLGKSGSGKSTFLNIVGGVDTPTEGQFFFDGKELTKRSQVDLALYRRREVGFIFQSFNLFPSLTVGENVTLPLELLGISDHTRAHELLAEVGLGGFWKKFPEVLSGGEQQRVAIARALVKKPRLILADEPTGNLDQETGNSILQLIDRICLESNAALIMVTHSPDALWIAPRHYKLKSGILIENNCAT; encoded by the coding sequence ATGCGCCCTCTGGTCAGACTGTTAAATGTGACGAAAAGTTATTTGAGCGGTTCCAAAAGCGAGGTTCTCCCTCTGGCCGGGGTTAGTTTTGAACTTTTTCAGGGAGAGCGGGTAATATTATTGGGAAAGAGCGGTTCAGGGAAAAGCACGTTCCTTAACATTGTTGGAGGTGTAGACACTCCGACAGAGGGTCAATTCTTTTTTGACGGCAAAGAACTTACAAAAAGATCTCAAGTTGATCTGGCCCTTTACAGACGCAGGGAGGTTGGATTCATATTTCAGTCGTTCAACCTGTTTCCTTCGTTGACGGTGGGGGAAAATGTCACCCTGCCTTTGGAGTTGTTAGGTATTAGTGACCATACGCGGGCGCATGAACTCCTGGCTGAGGTTGGCTTGGGCGGCTTTTGGAAGAAGTTTCCGGAGGTTTTGTCAGGAGGCGAACAACAGAGGGTCGCAATCGCCCGCGCTCTGGTCAAGAAGCCAAGACTGATTCTTGCAGACGAGCCCACTGGAAATCTCGATCAGGAAACGGGAAACAGCATTCTGCAACTTATAGACAGGATTTGCCTGGAATCCAACGCTGCCTTGATCATGGTCACGCACAGTCCCGACGCATTGTGGATTGCCCCAAGACATTACAAACTCAAGTCCGGAATACTGATAGAAAATAATTGTGCGACTTAA